In a single window of the Rhizoctonia solani chromosome 16, complete sequence genome:
- a CDS encoding Retrotransposable element Tf2 protein: MLPAEVFANTSEEEIEIVTEIRSRLREDPSLEPIIQFLTEDADNAPPSIRKAYRDYDWEEDLLWYQGKLVVPDSEILKEQLLREFHDSPLAGHPGQQRTLELLSRNYWWPGMKSSAKEWVESHAPVIALKPLEVPPYPFHTISYDFITGFPKSNGHNAILVVIDSFSKFGHFIPTTKKVTSKGLAELFVSHVWKLHGLPVKTISDRGTTFTGKFLRALYQRLGVRPSFSSAYHPESDGQTERVNQFIEFYLRSYVAADHLDWASWLPLAEYAYNNAKHSATGKTPFELVYGRNPVMNPMERSGIHPENDKGKMAGTKGVIPEYSIGEKVWLDAKNVEIRSNSNKLDPKRLGPFKITEKISSHAYRLELPETMKIHDVSYVGLLSKVHESPSQPLPERPPPETIEGEEEYEVEQIIDSKQQKGKWFYLIKWKGYGPEDNSWEPEELLEHSQEEIKRFNQARLRKARDAAKSL, encoded by the exons atgttaccagcagaagtctttgccaatacctctgaggaagaaatCGAAATTGTCACAGAGATTCGCTCCAGACTCAGGGAGGACCCATCCttggaacccatcatccagtttctAACAGAGGACGcagacaatgcacctccctccattcggaaagcttacagagactacgactgggaggaagacctgcTATGGTATCAAGGGAAACTCGTGGTTCCAGACTCAGAGATCCTGAAGGAACAattactcagggaattccatgactcccccctAGCCGGCCACCCGGGCCAACAGAGAACCCTTGAACTTCTaagccgcaactactggtggccaggcatgaagtcatccgccaaagagtgggtagaat CCCACGCcccggtcattgcccttaaacCTCTGGAGGTTCCCCCCTAcccgttccacaccatctcctatgacttcatcacaggttTCCCAAAATCTAATGGTCACAACGCAATCTTGGTAGTCATcgactccttttccaaatttgggcatttTATCCCAACCACCAAGAAGGTTACGTCAAAGGGTCTAGCGGAATTGTTCGTCTCtcatgtgtggaaactaCATGGACTACCAGTCAAGACAATATCAGACAGAGGAACTACATTCACAGGGAAGTTCTTAAGGGCACtctaccaacgccttggtgTAAGACCATCcttctcatcagcctaccacccggagtcagacggtcaaacagaaagggtgaaccagttcattgagttctacctgagGTCATACGTTGCGGCAGATCACTTGGACTGGGCTTCCTGGTTGCCACTAGCAGAATACGCATATAACAACGCTAAGCACTCCGCCACCGGGAAAACCCCATTTGAATTGGTATACGGGAGGAATCCAGTAATGAATCC aatggaaagaagcggaaTCCACCCTGagaatgacaaaggaaaaaTGGCAGGGACCAAAGGAGTGATCCCGGAATATTCTATCggagaaaaagtctggctagacgccaagaacgtGGAGATACgttccaactccaacaaattggACCCCAAACGCCTAGGACCCTTCAAGATCaccgagaaaatctccagccatgcataccgcctggaactccctgaaaccatgaaaatccatgacgtatCTTATGTAGGATTACTGTCCAAAGTCCACGaatccccaagccaaccactCCCAGAacgaccccctcctgaaacaatagaaggggaagaagagtatgaagttgaacaaatcattgactctaaaCAACAaaaagggaaatggttttatttgataaaatggaaaggatacggtccggaagacaattcatgggaaccggaagaactactggaacacagtcaggaagagatcaagcgcttcaaccaagctagactcagaaaggctcgtgacgccgccaagagcctttaa